From Pelosinus fermentans DSM 17108, the proteins below share one genomic window:
- a CDS encoding Zn-dependent hydrolase: protein MVSYRRLEENFQRLSVIGRQDGGGITRLAFGDADWEARNIVIELMKNAGLKIRVDAFGNIIGRREGLYPEKSVVMLGSHIDSVPNGGNFDGVVGVLAAIEALQCLEEQQEQNDHPIEVVVFMAEESSRFGVATLGSKAFCGKLSSQNLVQYKDKDGITLAEAIQQRELAPENIGQAQYEGEIKAFLELHIEQGKVLETTNHQIGIVTGIAAPTRFKAIVTGQADHSGATPMNMRQDALTAAAEVILLVEQLARKVAHLGVVGTTGVIKADPGAINVIPGRVELGIDIRAIQLASKQWVVDELITGIDKIKTQRSVTIELITLTDEIPVELLKEMVEELQEVCKQHPYPNMLMPSGAGHDAMHLAPLAPTGIIFIPCQGGISHNPAEWASMDDIVAGTEILLTAIRKIANLEFSWKKAML, encoded by the coding sequence ATGGTTTCTTACAGAAGGCTTGAAGAAAATTTCCAAAGATTATCGGTAATTGGAAGACAGGATGGGGGTGGAATTACGCGTCTTGCTTTTGGTGATGCTGATTGGGAAGCACGGAACATTGTTATAGAACTTATGAAGAATGCTGGGCTGAAAATTCGCGTTGATGCTTTTGGCAACATCATTGGACGTCGGGAGGGCTTATATCCTGAGAAGTCGGTGGTAATGCTTGGTTCTCATATTGATAGTGTCCCGAACGGAGGGAATTTTGATGGGGTTGTTGGTGTTTTAGCAGCGATAGAAGCATTGCAATGTCTAGAGGAACAGCAAGAGCAAAATGATCATCCTATTGAAGTTGTGGTGTTTATGGCTGAGGAATCCAGTCGGTTTGGTGTTGCTACATTGGGTAGCAAGGCATTTTGCGGGAAGCTTTCTTCTCAGAATCTAGTTCAGTATAAGGATAAGGATGGTATCACCTTAGCTGAAGCGATACAGCAAAGAGAACTTGCACCGGAGAACATCGGGCAAGCCCAATATGAAGGAGAAATTAAAGCGTTTTTAGAACTGCATATTGAACAGGGGAAGGTTTTAGAGACAACAAATCATCAAATTGGAATCGTAACCGGTATTGCAGCGCCTACTCGTTTTAAAGCAATAGTAACAGGTCAGGCGGACCATTCGGGGGCTACTCCAATGAATATGCGTCAAGATGCCTTAACAGCTGCAGCAGAAGTAATTTTATTGGTAGAACAATTGGCAAGGAAGGTTGCCCATCTGGGAGTCGTAGGAACAACAGGAGTAATTAAAGCGGATCCAGGTGCCATTAATGTAATTCCAGGACGTGTGGAACTTGGAATTGATATTCGTGCAATTCAATTAGCAAGTAAGCAGTGGGTCGTTGATGAACTCATTACAGGAATTGATAAAATTAAGACACAGCGAAGTGTAACGATTGAGTTAATTACACTTACAGATGAGATTCCAGTTGAGCTTTTAAAAGAAATGGTTGAAGAGTTGCAAGAGGTGTGCAAGCAGCATCCTTATCCGAATATGTTGATGCCTAGTGGTGCAGGACATGATGCAATGCATTTAGCTCCCCTGGCTCCTACAGGCATTATATTTATTCCCTGCCAGGGAGGAATTAGCCATAATCCAGCAGAGTGGGCAAGTATGGATGATATTGTTGCGGGGACTGAGATCCTCTTGACGGCAATTCGTAAGATTGCTAATTTGGAATTCTCCTGGAAGAAAGCAATGCTATAA
- a CDS encoding formate/nitrite transporter family protein, which produces MYYEEIKKVSSAAQAKGALLKGSPVKYLLSSVLAGMYVGLGILLIFTIGGLLSQADSPAVKIIMGTSFGIALSLVIMAGSELFTGNNIIMTIGRMEKKVTISDVFTIHILSFIGNLLGSFLLASLFILSGLGQGSTAMLMVKIAHSKVSLPWMELLARGILCNILVCLAIWCSFKMKEEAGKLIMIFWCLFAFITTGFEHSVANMTLLSAVLIMPGADAVSLLDFIYNISWVTLGNMIGGIFFVALPYWYLSKQS; this is translated from the coding sequence ATGTATTACGAAGAAATAAAGAAAGTTTCAAGCGCAGCCCAGGCAAAAGGAGCACTATTAAAGGGAAGTCCTGTCAAATATTTATTGTCATCTGTTCTAGCAGGAATGTATGTCGGTCTTGGTATATTACTTATTTTTACCATTGGCGGACTTTTGTCTCAAGCTGATTCTCCAGCGGTGAAAATTATTATGGGAACCTCTTTTGGCATTGCCTTGAGTCTGGTTATTATGGCAGGGTCGGAGCTTTTTACAGGCAATAATATAATTATGACAATTGGCAGGATGGAAAAGAAAGTAACGATTAGTGATGTATTTACTATACATATTCTTAGTTTTATTGGCAATTTACTAGGCTCTTTTTTATTAGCATCTTTATTTATTTTATCAGGGCTTGGACAAGGAAGTACGGCGATGTTGATGGTTAAAATTGCACATAGCAAAGTATCTTTGCCATGGATGGAGCTTCTGGCGAGGGGAATATTGTGTAATATATTAGTTTGCCTTGCAATTTGGTGCTCTTTTAAAATGAAAGAAGAAGCCGGAAAGCTCATCATGATTTTTTGGTGCCTTTTTGCCTTTATTACAACGGGCTTTGAGCACAGTGTTGCAAACATGACCTTACTGTCGGCAGTATTGATCATGCCTGGAGCAGATGCTGTTTCTCTTTTGGATTTTATCTATAATATCAGTTGGGTTACTTTAGGCAATATGATTGGCGGTATCTTTTTTGTAGCCCTGCCTTATTGGTATCTATCTAAACAAAGTTAA
- a CDS encoding shikimate kinase codes for MKFHNNVVLIGMPGSGKTSLGSIIAERLEIDFYDIDQYIQEKENKTISELFLLGESHFRQIESNAVREVSSKKPIVIATGGGVVTRPENIAVLQQKGTIFYIDRPIEMIIETIDAAARPLLEDNVKRIYSLYEQRKHLYEGCCHYRITNGLSLHSAVDQILQVIAKSQDSEQIAISD; via the coding sequence ATGAAATTTCATAATAATGTTGTGTTGATTGGTATGCCGGGTAGTGGTAAGACGTCTCTGGGTTCGATTATTGCAGAACGATTAGAGATTGATTTTTATGATATTGACCAGTATATACAGGAAAAAGAGAATAAGACTATTTCTGAGCTTTTTTTATTAGGAGAGTCACACTTTCGTCAGATTGAAAGCAATGCTGTTCGTGAAGTTAGCAGCAAGAAACCGATTGTTATTGCTACTGGAGGAGGTGTAGTGACTCGTCCTGAGAATATAGCTGTATTACAGCAAAAAGGCACTATCTTTTATATTGACCGACCAATCGAAATGATAATAGAAACGATTGACGCTGCAGCTCGTCCGTTGCTGGAAGATAATGTGAAGAGAATTTACAGCTTATACGAACAGAGAAAGCATTTATATGAGGGGTGTTGTCATTATCGAATTACCAACGGTTTGTCATTACATTCTGCAGTAGACCAGATTCTACAAGTAATTGCAAAAAGCCAGGATAGTGAGCAAATAGCCATTTCTGACTAA
- the aroC gene encoding chorismate synthase, producing the protein MSGSWGKKVQYTIFGESHGKGIGITIDGLPPGFEIDLAEVTRELERRAPGKSPLSTARNEKDAFTIWSGFLNGKTTGSPLCSIIENKDQRSADYESLAWKFRPGHADYTGSIKYKHFNDLRGGGHFSGRLTAPLVFAGAIAKQLLRQQNIHIGSHIQRIASISESQFDAVTIDQTILEQLKAKSFPVLDPAAGESMQRCILSAKTAGDSVGGIIEAAVIHLPVGLGDPFFDSLESTLAHLLFSIPAVKGVEFGAGFTFAQMRGSQANDAMYSKDNLVVTSTNHNGGILGGISNGMPLIFRVAIKPTPSISLEQNTVNAKGENVSITVEGRHDPCIVHRAVPVIEAAAAMAIWDVL; encoded by the coding sequence ATGAGTGGCTCATGGGGTAAAAAGGTCCAGTATACTATTTTTGGTGAAAGTCACGGAAAGGGGATCGGTATTACCATTGACGGACTACCGCCCGGTTTCGAAATTGACTTAGCAGAAGTAACCCGGGAGCTAGAGCGTCGCGCCCCTGGAAAAAGTCCCTTATCAACAGCACGTAATGAAAAAGACGCATTTACGATTTGGAGTGGCTTTTTAAATGGTAAAACAACAGGAAGCCCACTTTGTTCCATTATTGAAAATAAAGATCAAAGGTCTGCTGATTATGAATCCTTAGCTTGGAAATTTCGTCCTGGACATGCGGATTATACTGGCTCTATAAAGTATAAGCACTTTAATGACTTGCGAGGCGGTGGGCACTTCTCCGGCCGCCTTACAGCCCCTCTCGTATTCGCCGGTGCAATTGCTAAGCAGCTTTTGAGACAACAAAATATTCATATTGGCTCTCATATCCAGCGTATCGCTTCTATTTCAGAATCTCAATTTGATGCGGTTACGATTGACCAGACAATACTAGAACAATTAAAAGCAAAATCATTCCCTGTACTTGACCCTGCTGCGGGCGAATCAATGCAACGATGCATTCTCTCAGCCAAGACTGCGGGAGATTCTGTCGGCGGTATTATTGAAGCAGCTGTCATACACCTGCCTGTCGGTCTGGGTGATCCTTTCTTTGATTCCCTAGAAAGCACATTGGCACATCTGTTATTTTCTATTCCTGCCGTTAAAGGTGTGGAATTCGGTGCCGGGTTTACTTTTGCCCAGATGCGCGGCAGCCAGGCCAATGATGCGATGTATAGTAAAGACAATCTGGTTGTAACCTCCACTAATCACAATGGAGGAATCTTAGGAGGAATCTCCAATGGCATGCCTCTTATTTTTCGTGTAGCCATAAAACCAACCCCCTCCATTTCTTTAGAGCAGAACACTGTGAATGCAAAGGGTGAAAATGTCTCTATTACAGTGGAAGGTCGTCACGATCCTTGTATTGTCCATCGTGCGGTACCTGTTATCGAAGCCGCAGCTGCAATGGCTATTTGGGATGTATTATAG
- the aroF gene encoding 3-deoxy-7-phosphoheptulonate synthase, with amino-acid sequence MVIVLHPSVTTEQIEELKAELEKGGCSAWPTYGEFQTIIGVVGSTHKLDKDKLASKNYVEKVLSVQEPYKKANRVFHPEDTVIPIGNQTIGGNKLTIIAGPCSVESESQILSVANQVKAAGAGFLRGGAYKPRTSPYSFQGLKEEGLELLKIARAETGLPIVSEIMSVSKLDKFVEDVDIIQIGARNMQNFDLLKAVGQTNKPILLKRGLCATIEELLMSAEYIMAEGNDNVILCERGIRTFETYTRNTLDLSAVLAIKKLSHLPVIIDPSHAAGKWWMVEALSKASIAVGADGLIIEVHNDPANASCDGPQSITPERFASLMGFLTQIAKIENRTI; translated from the coding sequence ATGGTTATCGTATTACATCCTTCTGTAACAACAGAGCAAATTGAAGAGTTAAAGGCAGAATTAGAAAAAGGCGGCTGCAGTGCTTGGCCTACGTATGGAGAATTTCAGACGATTATCGGCGTAGTTGGCAGCACTCATAAACTTGATAAAGATAAGCTGGCAAGTAAAAACTATGTAGAAAAAGTATTATCCGTACAGGAACCTTATAAGAAGGCCAATCGAGTCTTTCATCCAGAAGATACAGTCATTCCAATTGGAAATCAAACCATCGGCGGTAATAAATTAACAATTATTGCTGGTCCTTGCTCAGTTGAAAGCGAGAGTCAAATTTTGTCTGTAGCGAATCAAGTCAAAGCAGCAGGCGCTGGCTTCTTGCGTGGCGGAGCTTACAAACCAAGAACATCACCTTATAGTTTCCAAGGCTTAAAGGAAGAAGGACTGGAATTATTGAAAATTGCCAGAGCAGAAACAGGGCTGCCAATTGTCTCTGAGATTATGTCCGTAAGCAAACTGGATAAATTCGTTGAAGATGTTGACATTATTCAAATTGGTGCAAGAAATATGCAAAACTTTGACCTGTTGAAAGCGGTAGGACAAACTAATAAACCAATTTTATTAAAACGAGGATTATGTGCTACCATTGAAGAATTACTTATGTCAGCAGAGTATATTATGGCTGAAGGTAACGACAATGTTATTTTATGCGAAAGAGGCATTCGCACTTTTGAAACCTATACCCGTAATACTCTAGACTTAAGTGCCGTACTCGCCATAAAGAAATTAAGCCATCTTCCTGTTATTATTGATCCTAGTCATGCTGCGGGAAAATGGTGGATGGTAGAGGCCCTTTCAAAGGCATCCATTGCCGTCGGTGCTGATGGATTGATTATTGAAGTACACAATGATCCTGCTAATGCAAGCTGCGATGGACCACAATCTATTACACCTGAACGTTTCGCCTCATTAATGGGGTTCTTAACGCAGATTGCTAAAATTGAAAATCGCACTATCTAA
- the aroD gene encoding type I 3-dehydroquinate dehydratase has product MSKIIGEGTQPLICTPLVGRNQEIVLAELANVLEKKPDIIEWRADFFEAIANTDEVVALANTIKEIAGDLTIIFTIRSIREGGQTIPLSDSEAMELNAAICTNTSVEYVDCELSNLPEHFQQLCKVARENSTKIIASFHNFNCTPSKESLEERFTQAEEYGADVAKVAVMPKTLEDVLTLLSATLEAKNKLKIPVISMSMGELGAVTRLFGGVFGSTVSFAVGQSSSAPGQVPIEDLNTVFHIVKKSMGM; this is encoded by the coding sequence TTGAGTAAGATAATTGGAGAAGGAACACAGCCATTGATATGTACTCCACTAGTGGGAAGAAATCAAGAAATTGTATTAGCTGAATTAGCAAATGTTTTAGAAAAAAAACCAGATATTATTGAATGGCGTGCCGATTTCTTTGAAGCTATCGCCAATACTGATGAAGTAGTTGCCTTAGCAAATACAATCAAAGAGATTGCGGGCGATTTAACGATTATCTTTACGATTCGTTCTATTCGGGAAGGCGGTCAAACCATTCCACTGTCAGATAGTGAAGCGATGGAACTAAATGCAGCCATCTGCACGAATACAAGTGTAGAATATGTGGATTGCGAATTGAGTAATCTGCCAGAACACTTTCAGCAGTTATGCAAAGTAGCACGGGAAAATAGCACGAAAATAATTGCATCCTTCCATAATTTTAATTGTACGCCAAGTAAAGAAAGCTTAGAAGAAAGGTTTACACAAGCAGAAGAATATGGTGCTGATGTTGCAAAAGTGGCAGTTATGCCAAAAACATTAGAAGATGTTCTTACGCTATTGAGTGCAACCTTAGAAGCAAAAAATAAGTTGAAGATTCCTGTAATTAGTATGTCAATGGGAGAGCTTGGTGCCGTAACTCGCCTGTTTGGAGGAGTTTTTGGCTCAACTGTTAGTTTTGCAGTAGGTCAAAGCAGCTCTGCACCTGGGCAAGTGCCGATTGAAGATTTAAATACAGTGTTCCATATTGTAAAAAAATCCATGGGGATGTAG